One genomic region from Evansella sp. LMS18 encodes:
- a CDS encoding class I adenylate-forming enzyme family protein has product MSSNEWKLPLLNSYIDKWAEEKPDTAAMVQVEDGKTVSYKKFSTLIDFFALRLLDMGIKKGDRVATMLVTFPEHFALMYACFKIGAIIAPLDPRLQNQEVVRDLEKIKPKAFFFLGDTPNRDFRETGAAVQKGCPYVEHFVQFTPDPKPGDILSGAVSITELMDKKKLISLKLKDIFSKNLKKAYEKIDPQTPTMIIYTTGTTGPPKPALLTHENIIIQNEILVRGMNVRDSNSEFKLVINLPPSHVGGTTEAPMTTFFLGGTALMLRIFNPKLTAEAIDKYKATAVGMIPTQYRMIWDLPDYEKYNMDSLEFAIYAGSAVDEKFLSRLSEMAPKFGCGLGMTENAGFATFTPEGISFEEMAGQVGRSFPDLAEVSVRAPMKEDGSAGEELEDGEVGEICYHPPIVFAGYYDQPEETAKTVSNEGILYTGDLGHFKDMGTYRALYLKGRRKFVIKQKGYNVFPDEVQNFISSHPKVAVTEVVGIKHDLYDEGIFAFIKPQPGETVTVKEIEEHCKNIASYKRPQYIEVWPHDKEFPLTRVAKVDKIELKTIAGEIVEKLRKEGKWDRTG; this is encoded by the coding sequence ATGAGTTCAAACGAATGGAAGCTGCCTTTACTGAATTCCTATATTGATAAATGGGCAGAGGAGAAGCCCGATACGGCCGCGATGGTTCAAGTGGAGGACGGGAAGACAGTCTCCTATAAAAAGTTTTCCACTTTAATAGATTTTTTCGCCCTGCGCCTTCTCGATATGGGCATTAAAAAAGGAGACAGAGTGGCAACGATGCTGGTGACGTTCCCGGAACATTTTGCATTAATGTATGCTTGCTTTAAGATTGGGGCGATCATTGCTCCTTTAGACCCTCGGCTGCAAAACCAGGAAGTTGTACGTGATCTGGAGAAAATTAAGCCGAAAGCCTTCTTCTTTTTAGGAGATACTCCGAACAGGGATTTCCGGGAAACGGGAGCTGCTGTCCAGAAAGGGTGCCCGTATGTTGAACATTTTGTTCAGTTTACACCCGATCCAAAGCCTGGGGACATACTTTCCGGAGCTGTTTCTATCACTGAGCTCATGGATAAAAAGAAGCTGATTTCTCTCAAACTGAAAGATATTTTTTCTAAAAATCTGAAGAAAGCATATGAAAAGATAGACCCGCAAACCCCAACTATGATTATTTACACCACCGGGACCACAGGCCCGCCTAAACCCGCACTGCTCACCCATGAAAACATTATCATCCAGAATGAAATACTTGTAAGAGGAATGAATGTCAGAGACAGTAACAGTGAATTTAAATTAGTAATCAATCTTCCGCCTAGCCACGTTGGCGGAACTACAGAAGCTCCGATGACCACTTTTTTTCTTGGAGGGACAGCACTCATGCTGCGTATATTCAATCCGAAGCTGACGGCCGAGGCTATAGATAAATACAAAGCGACTGCTGTAGGGATGATTCCTACCCAATACCGCATGATTTGGGACCTGCCAGATTATGAAAAATATAATATGGACAGCCTCGAGTTTGCTATATATGCCGGATCCGCAGTTGATGAGAAATTTCTCTCCCGCCTCTCTGAAATGGCACCAAAGTTCGGGTGCGGGCTCGGTATGACAGAAAATGCAGGATTCGCAACCTTTACTCCGGAGGGTATCTCATTTGAAGAGATGGCTGGTCAGGTAGGGAGGAGTTTCCCTGACCTGGCTGAGGTATCAGTTAGAGCTCCGATGAAGGAAGATGGAAGCGCCGGAGAGGAATTGGAAGACGGCGAAGTGGGAGAAATATGCTACCATCCTCCAATCGTATTTGCAGGCTACTATGACCAGCCCGAAGAAACCGCAAAAACTGTTTCGAATGAAGGGATCCTTTATACAGGAGACTTAGGCCACTTCAAAGACATGGGAACTTACCGGGCACTCTATTTAAAAGGGAGACGGAAGTTTGTTATTAAACAGAAGGGATACAATGTTTTCCCTGACGAAGTGCAGAATTTTATAAGCAGCCATCCGAAGGTTGCTGTGACGGAAGTTGTGGGGATAAAACACGACCTGTATGATGAAGGGATTTTTGCTTTCATAAAACCACAGCCAGGTGAAACCGTTACAGTGAAGGAGATTGAAGAGCACTGTAAAAACATTGCTTCCTATAAGCGCCCTCAATATATTGAGGTATGGCCTCATGACAAAGAGTTTCCTCTTACCCGTGTAGCAAAAGTAGATAAGATCGAATTAAAAACTATTGCCGGGGAAATAGTCGAAAAGCTGAGAAAAGAAGGCAAATGGGACCGCACTGGCTAA
- a CDS encoding MaoC/PaaZ C-terminal domain-containing protein, which translates to MKIGSEITGLKFKTAAKRVTWRDTSNYAASIEDSNEIYLNDLLPEENKAHPMFAPVLSWPLISNIYEYTDMPYPQEIFRRMVHAFEYIEYTRLITPGEEVTIDGEIIAVVQQKSGTLLACKFTVKDSAGDHIHSEWIGGMLRGVQCEDGGSGFETLPHLEKFNGDKVLKQHEIYIRPELPYIYDGCNNIVFGIHTSPRFAQQAGLPNILLQGTAALGMAVSHIINGQAEADPGKIKSLSAKFTNMIFPDSKITVQIKEMASEQEVSTVFFQVLNEAGKPAISDGVVVLKIEREVDLI; encoded by the coding sequence ATGAAAATTGGATCAGAGATTACAGGTTTAAAATTTAAAACCGCTGCAAAGAGAGTTACTTGGAGAGATACATCTAATTATGCGGCCTCAATTGAAGACTCAAACGAAATTTATCTGAATGATTTACTTCCGGAGGAAAACAAAGCTCATCCTATGTTCGCGCCAGTACTTTCCTGGCCGCTCATCTCAAACATCTATGAGTATACCGACATGCCCTACCCTCAGGAGATTTTCCGGAGGATGGTCCATGCTTTTGAATATATTGAGTATACAAGGCTCATTACACCTGGAGAGGAGGTAACGATAGACGGTGAGATTATAGCTGTAGTACAGCAAAAATCAGGGACACTTCTTGCTTGTAAATTCACTGTGAAGGACAGCGCAGGAGACCATATACATTCGGAGTGGATTGGGGGCATGCTGAGAGGAGTCCAGTGCGAGGACGGAGGAAGTGGATTTGAAACTCTTCCTCACTTGGAGAAGTTTAATGGGGACAAGGTTCTCAAGCAGCATGAAATTTACATTCGCCCGGAGCTTCCTTATATATATGATGGCTGCAACAACATTGTTTTCGGAATCCATACATCACCAAGGTTTGCCCAGCAGGCAGGACTCCCAAATATCCTTCTGCAGGGGACAGCCGCTTTAGGGATGGCAGTTTCACATATTATTAACGGACAAGCTGAGGCTGACCCTGGAAAAATAAAAAGCCTCTCCGCCAAGTTCACCAACATGATTTTTCCAGACAGCAAGATCACTGTTCAGATAAAGGAGATGGCCTCAGAGCAGGAGGTATCAACAGTTTTTTTCCAGGTATTAAATGAAGCTGGTAAACCAGCGATTTCTGACGGTGTAGTCGTACTAAAAATTGAGAGAGAGGTTGATTTGATATGA
- a CDS encoding methyl-accepting chemotaxis protein, which translates to MKKLFNFRSIRAKVLSGFSVVILLVLCLGIFNFISINNITNSTNDIMENQLPMLVADETLAFNLSQRIALARGYVLYEDEEFRDLFEVYSKESAELEEQLLAGGRSEEFRELAERSAEWNELVINQVFGEHDRGFKTKARNTLQDEAQPLGREIMDDLRALSDQSASLIEAEGQAVVSNGQALLIMGAIVSVLVVVLGIGAAIYTSQIISRPINAVMGRMKAIADGDLNHEPLRTKASDEIGQLVEAANEMNENMRALLEQITTVSETVSSQSEELTQSAGEVKAGTQQVAGTMQELASGSETQATNATNLSSMMETFSEKMKETSTKGKEVFQSSHDVLGMTTDGGQLMEQSVEQMAMIDQIVQEAVQKVKGLDTQSQEISKLVSVIKDIADQTNLLALNAAIEAARAGEHGKGFAVVADEVRKLAEQVGDSVTDITGIVADIQKESTGVAESLQGGYLEVEKGTSQIKTTGETFTQIEEAVKEMVNNIQAVTDNISSMSSDSVEMSTFIEEIAAVSEQAAAGVEQTSASAQQTSSSMEEISDSSEDLARLAEELNGHVSKFRF; encoded by the coding sequence ATGAAAAAGTTATTCAATTTCAGGAGTATCCGGGCGAAGGTTTTGTCCGGTTTCTCCGTAGTTATTCTATTAGTACTTTGCTTAGGAATCTTCAATTTTATTAGTATAAATAATATTACTAACAGCACAAATGATATTATGGAGAATCAGCTTCCTATGTTAGTGGCAGATGAGACACTCGCATTTAATTTATCTCAGCGTATCGCATTAGCCAGGGGCTACGTTTTGTATGAGGACGAGGAATTTAGAGATCTTTTTGAAGTATACAGTAAGGAAAGTGCTGAATTAGAAGAACAACTTTTAGCCGGCGGCAGGTCGGAAGAATTCCGCGAACTGGCAGAAAGAAGTGCAGAATGGAACGAACTTGTTATAAATCAGGTGTTTGGGGAACACGACCGGGGGTTCAAAACCAAAGCCAGGAATACACTTCAGGATGAAGCTCAACCTCTGGGCAGAGAGATCATGGATGATTTACGGGCTCTTTCTGATCAAAGCGCCTCTCTGATTGAAGCTGAAGGGCAAGCGGTTGTCTCTAACGGCCAAGCCTTATTAATTATGGGAGCCATTGTTTCTGTTCTTGTAGTTGTGTTAGGGATTGGAGCAGCAATATATACTTCCCAGATCATTTCCCGCCCTATTAATGCTGTAATGGGAAGAATGAAAGCAATTGCAGATGGGGATTTAAACCATGAACCTCTGAGAACCAAAGCCAGTGACGAGATTGGCCAGCTTGTGGAGGCTGCAAACGAAATGAACGAGAATATGCGTGCATTGCTGGAGCAGATTACTACAGTTTCTGAAACAGTCAGCAGCCAAAGTGAAGAGTTAACACAGTCAGCTGGTGAAGTGAAGGCAGGTACACAGCAAGTTGCAGGGACAATGCAGGAATTGGCTTCAGGTTCAGAAACACAAGCAACTAATGCAACAAACCTTTCTTCCATGATGGAAACATTCTCGGAAAAAATGAAAGAAACATCCACAAAGGGGAAGGAAGTGTTTCAATCTTCCCACGACGTCCTGGGAATGACGACGGATGGCGGCCAATTAATGGAACAATCTGTAGAGCAAATGGCAATGATTGACCAAATCGTGCAAGAGGCAGTACAAAAGGTAAAAGGTTTAGATACGCAGTCACAGGAAATTTCAAAGTTGGTATCAGTTATTAAAGACATTGCTGACCAGACTAATCTTCTTGCACTTAATGCAGCTATTGAAGCAGCTCGTGCAGGAGAACATGGTAAAGGATTTGCAGTCGTAGCAGATGAAGTCAGGAAGCTTGCAGAACAAGTGGGGGATTCGGTTACGGATATTACAGGGATTGTAGCCGATATTCAGAAAGAGTCTACCGGTGTAGCGGAGTCTCTGCAAGGTGGATATCTTGAAGTGGAAAAAGGAACGAGCCAAATTAAGACTACTGGTGAGACTTTTACCCAAATAGAAGAAGCCGTAAAAGAAATGGTGAACAACATTCAGGCTGTTACTGATAATATATCCTCTATGTCTTCAGACAGTGTCGAAATGAGTACTTTTATTGAAGAAATTGCTGCTGTTTCCGAACAGGCTGCGGCGGGCGTGGAACAAACTTCTGCCTCTGCACAGCAGACAAGCAGCTCGATGGAAGAGATTTCCGACAGTTCAGAGGATCTGGCAAGGTTAGCAGAAGAATTAAATGGGCATGTCAGTAAGTTTCGATTTTAA
- a CDS encoding response regulator transcription factor: MANSGGTMNCILIQEPSLMREAMVRLLKDNFPDDSFTYGTSETINQSNDNIVDIVIIDVETEGEILPTARLYKKQQKKVIIWGNPFNKNELIELFKLDLEGYFYRTMKKEEIIYALNIVLKGGKYIHPSLSAVLLEEYLALTTNEAVNKPDKLLTKREWDILELITKGYSNEQISKKMDISDGTVKNHVSNLLKKLEVADRTNAVLTAIRNRWFIIK; this comes from the coding sequence GTGGCTAATAGTGGAGGCACCATGAACTGTATTCTCATTCAAGAACCCTCTCTTATGCGGGAGGCGATGGTCCGTCTGTTGAAAGATAATTTCCCTGATGATTCGTTTACATATGGAACCAGTGAAACTATTAATCAATCAAATGATAACATTGTTGATATCGTTATTATAGACGTGGAAACAGAAGGAGAGATTCTGCCAACCGCTCGTCTTTATAAAAAACAGCAGAAAAAAGTCATTATATGGGGAAACCCGTTCAATAAAAATGAATTAATAGAGCTGTTCAAATTAGACTTAGAGGGATATTTTTATAGAACAATGAAGAAAGAAGAAATAATATACGCACTCAATATAGTCCTTAAAGGTGGAAAATATATTCACCCGTCTCTTTCCGCTGTATTGTTAGAGGAATATTTAGCTCTTACAACAAATGAGGCTGTAAACAAACCTGATAAACTACTTACCAAAAGAGAATGGGATATACTGGAGCTCATTACCAAAGGATACAGTAATGAGCAAATTTCAAAAAAGATGGATATTTCCGATGGTACTGTAAAGAATCATGTCAGTAATTTACTTAAGAAGTTGGAAGTTGCTGACAGAACAAACGCAGTATTAACCGCTATACGTAACAGATGGTTTATTATCAAATAG
- a CDS encoding zinc ribbon domain-containing protein produces MSNDLQSKIGEGLSKFQGGIEQGKQKLHTTKEINRLKKMVQESALKKSEALIELGQLTYQKLRTGEITDSEFSKTAEGIAELDKQMYSANQNIAALSQSGAEGQVICTSCSAANGPDDKFCGGCGSKLEKETVQESAAGTCSACETTYPATANFCPCCGKKVPVAV; encoded by the coding sequence ATGTCAAACGATTTACAATCCAAAATTGGCGAAGGTCTGTCAAAGTTTCAGGGAGGTATTGAACAAGGGAAGCAAAAGCTGCATACGACAAAGGAAATCAACCGTCTGAAAAAAATGGTTCAGGAGAGCGCTCTGAAGAAGTCCGAAGCTTTAATTGAGCTTGGCCAGCTTACATACCAAAAGTTACGCACAGGTGAAATAACAGATTCAGAGTTTTCTAAAACAGCAGAAGGAATCGCAGAGCTGGACAAACAGATGTATTCGGCAAACCAGAACATAGCAGCGCTAAGCCAGAGCGGCGCGGAAGGTCAGGTAATCTGTACTTCCTGCAGTGCAGCAAACGGGCCAGACGATAAGTTTTGTGGCGGATGCGGCAGCAAACTGGAGAAAGAAACTGTTCAGGAATCAGCGGCTGGCACGTGTTCTGCATGTGAAACCACCTACCCTGCCACAGCTAACTTCTGCCCATGCTGCGGTAAGAAAGTCCCTGTTGCAGTTTAA
- a CDS encoding zinc ribbon domain-containing protein — MHCTHCGTKNEQGALYCVNDGMPLTTTYGAQVTRSESKFCSNCSEQHSTEAVYCTGCGHSLEKISAAHKESGLHQTAAGSDNSSGSLHSQEGAIKSLQDIFQKDNLLHAAKWSGMAVAALFILTFIISSTFNSYIQGLIMDEISNEIGMLLSPDILQNLKLITASDLLLLGHMSGVSYGADIAFASFHLTTTSGLFLFLTIPAIILILAGYLMNRNQQSSAMLPRLYNNLSLALVYAVLIAFISLFGGASISVPDPSGFVGDITVSASYGFFTTFINALIISLIFTSAGAVLSVPRSVSPGKNTSYGVSISRAAINTVAGLTIMFFAAFITISAHDEFSTATTGERTLVASQTGGYFWSLSQLSSLSFDVQMDYEQVSAGYSVLGGVKVTPYDPYLEEDLKEVFGGYLWLLALIPLAIHFWTGGVLLKAGSGNLLYEIGAYALAFGTVNAALVSITRFSVTTNISDAFTMTLGFSTFAVLLFSSVLAFIGTYAGAMFFTSRVNSNTAPQQAA, encoded by the coding sequence TTGCATTGTACACATTGCGGAACAAAAAATGAACAAGGTGCCCTCTACTGTGTTAATGACGGCATGCCATTAACTACTACTTACGGCGCCCAGGTTACACGGAGTGAAAGCAAGTTCTGCAGTAACTGCAGCGAACAGCATTCAACAGAGGCAGTTTATTGTACCGGTTGCGGACACTCCCTTGAAAAAATCAGTGCTGCCCATAAAGAATCAGGGCTCCACCAGACAGCAGCAGGTTCAGATAACAGCAGCGGCTCCCTACACTCCCAAGAAGGGGCAATAAAAAGTTTACAGGACATTTTCCAGAAAGATAATCTGCTCCATGCAGCTAAATGGAGCGGTATGGCAGTTGCCGCGTTATTCATTCTTACTTTCATCATCAGCTCCACCTTTAACAGTTATATCCAGGGATTGATTATGGACGAGATTTCCAATGAAATTGGAATGTTACTTTCTCCGGACATCCTGCAGAACCTGAAACTTATCACTGCCAGTGACCTGCTGCTTCTCGGCCATATGTCAGGAGTTAGCTACGGTGCCGATATTGCGTTTGCAAGCTTTCATCTCACAACAACGAGCGGGCTTTTCCTGTTCCTTACAATTCCCGCAATTATTCTTATCCTGGCCGGATACCTGATGAATCGCAACCAACAGAGCTCGGCAATGCTGCCACGCCTTTATAATAATCTTTCTTTAGCACTCGTTTACGCTGTATTGATCGCATTCATCAGCCTGTTCGGCGGTGCTTCCATCAGTGTGCCGGACCCTTCAGGCTTCGTTGGCGATATAACGGTGTCTGCAAGCTACGGATTTTTCACTACTTTTATAAATGCCTTAATCATCAGCCTGATTTTCACCAGTGCAGGGGCTGTACTCTCCGTTCCGAGGTCAGTAAGCCCAGGTAAAAACACGAGTTACGGTGTATCTATATCCCGTGCAGCAATCAACACAGTGGCCGGGCTGACCATCATGTTTTTTGCAGCGTTCATTACCATTTCTGCACATGATGAATTCAGTACTGCCACTACAGGAGAGCGGACGCTCGTAGCATCACAGACAGGCGGCTATTTCTGGTCACTGTCCCAGCTGTCTTCCCTCAGCTTTGATGTACAGATGGACTATGAACAGGTGAGTGCAGGCTATTCCGTGCTCGGAGGAGTCAAGGTGACACCGTACGACCCTTACCTTGAAGAAGATTTGAAGGAAGTTTTCGGCGGATATCTATGGCTGCTTGCCCTGATCCCGCTGGCCATCCATTTCTGGACGGGAGGGGTACTCTTGAAAGCAGGCTCCGGAAACCTGCTCTATGAAATCGGCGCCTACGCCCTTGCCTTTGGTACCGTTAACGCGGCACTCGTTTCCATCACCCGCTTCTCGGTCACTACCAACATTAGCGATGCCTTTACGATGACTCTCGGCTTCTCTACCTTTGCTGTACTCTTGTTCAGCTCGGTCCTTGCCTTTATTGGCACATATGCCGGCGCTATGTTTTTCACAAGCCGGGTAAACAGCAATACAGCTCCACAGCAGGCAGCATAA
- a CDS encoding bifunctional diguanylate cyclase/phosphodiesterase — MKKFSFGRSSTFWLAAGTNLATVAGVGLLLMFVYQQFFSPPGESWQFLLPAFSLFVIMLIIINMLVMRSYLSRISDTFDKLGKGHSPSEIKDVDPQTEIGAVVEKFNTLMSELSEYKEASSQKAMELDQQQRLLERVINQNPNGIYAMNYDGVYRIANKAFADLYDSTPEEIIGLTEEEFNPSISDIQKYREINREVLTLRKEIEIEDFLIDQNGTVRWFHIGKVPINHGGDQLVLTVATEITDRKAHEQSMEKLAYYDDLTSLPNRKSFQIRLAEEIERKRSTNENFTLLFLDLDRFKYINDTFGHDAGDAILIMASERLSNCLSGEGVLFRLGGDEFTILFPSIQRLEDVTEQSKRILAALGEPYNFRDNRLISTGSIGVSIFSGEQDVNTLTKQADIAMYKAKEQGKNTFRIYTKDMESEVASKLRLEMDLYNAVAKEELFLQYQPIIDTMNGDITGMEALIRWEHPQLGLISPNAFIPIAEETGLIHVIGEWVLYNACRQQKEWLQRGMKPIKVSVNLSPVQLTDENLYEKVKMILQETELEPELLELEITESTIMENKRTVVKLLKRFRRLGVRIAIDDFGTGYSSLNVLKRLPVDTLKVDRSIVQHLLEREIDDVILNAVFDIAKKMNLTVVAEGIETKEQLLYLKGKYCHNVQGFFFSQPLTNNQFVEYVRNQKTA; from the coding sequence ATGAAAAAATTCTCTTTTGGGAGGTCGAGCACCTTTTGGCTGGCGGCGGGTACTAATTTAGCAACTGTTGCAGGGGTGGGGTTACTCCTTATGTTTGTTTACCAGCAATTTTTTTCCCCTCCAGGAGAGTCCTGGCAGTTTTTACTCCCTGCTTTCAGTTTATTTGTGATAATGCTGATTATCATAAATATGCTGGTAATGCGGTCTTATCTGTCCAGGATATCAGACACATTCGATAAGCTTGGAAAAGGTCATTCGCCCAGCGAGATAAAGGACGTCGATCCACAAACAGAAATTGGGGCGGTTGTAGAAAAGTTTAACACTCTAATGAGTGAATTAAGTGAATATAAAGAAGCGAGTTCTCAGAAAGCAATGGAACTTGACCAGCAACAACGATTACTGGAGCGTGTGATTAATCAAAATCCCAATGGTATCTATGCGATGAATTACGATGGGGTTTACAGAATTGCCAATAAAGCATTTGCTGACTTATATGATTCCACACCAGAAGAAATTATTGGTTTAACAGAAGAAGAATTCAACCCATCAATAAGCGATATTCAAAAGTACAGGGAAATTAATCGCGAGGTTTTAACGTTGAGGAAGGAAATCGAGATAGAGGACTTCCTAATCGATCAAAATGGAACGGTACGATGGTTTCATATTGGAAAGGTTCCGATTAATCACGGAGGGGACCAGCTAGTCCTGACCGTAGCAACTGAAATTACAGATCGTAAGGCTCATGAACAAAGTATGGAAAAACTGGCTTATTATGATGACTTAACGAGCTTGCCCAACCGCAAATCTTTTCAAATTAGACTGGCGGAGGAAATAGAGAGGAAAAGATCAACTAATGAGAATTTTACTTTACTTTTCCTGGACTTAGACCGGTTTAAATATATTAATGATACGTTTGGCCACGACGCTGGAGATGCGATTCTGATTATGGCAAGTGAACGTCTCAGCAATTGTCTTTCAGGGGAAGGGGTTTTATTCAGGTTAGGTGGAGACGAGTTTACCATTCTATTTCCTTCAATTCAAAGATTAGAGGACGTCACAGAGCAGTCTAAAAGAATTTTAGCAGCATTAGGTGAGCCTTATAACTTCCGGGATAATAGATTAATTTCTACCGGAAGTATAGGAGTCAGCATTTTTTCAGGGGAACAGGATGTAAACACTCTGACTAAGCAAGCTGATATTGCCATGTATAAGGCCAAGGAACAAGGGAAGAATACCTTCCGCATTTACACAAAAGACATGGAATCAGAAGTAGCGTCCAAATTAAGACTGGAAATGGATTTGTACAATGCGGTAGCCAAGGAAGAACTATTCCTTCAATACCAGCCGATCATTGATACAATGAACGGGGATATAACCGGTATGGAAGCATTAATCAGGTGGGAGCATCCGCAGCTTGGTCTCATTTCCCCAAATGCTTTTATTCCAATTGCAGAAGAAACGGGATTAATCCATGTTATAGGAGAGTGGGTTTTATACAATGCCTGCCGTCAGCAGAAGGAATGGCTGCAAAGAGGGATGAAACCGATAAAAGTTTCTGTGAATTTGTCGCCTGTTCAGCTGACTGATGAGAACCTGTATGAAAAAGTTAAAATGATTTTACAGGAAACAGAATTAGAACCGGAACTCTTAGAATTAGAAATTACCGAATCTACCATAATGGAAAATAAACGTACCGTTGTGAAACTACTCAAACGATTCCGGAGACTCGGTGTGCGGATAGCTATCGATGATTTTGGAACAGGGTATTCTTCTTTAAATGTATTAAAGCGTCTCCCGGTCGATACGCTTAAGGTAGACCGTTCTATCGTTCAGCACCTGCTTGAGAGAGAAATAGACGATGTCATATTAAACGCCGTATTCGATATTGCTAAAAAAATGAATTTGACAGTGGTCGCTGAAGGAATAGAAACAAAGGAACAGTTATTATATCTGAAAGGAAAGTACTGCCATAATGTTCAAGGCTTTTTCTTCAGCCAGCCATTAACGAACAATCAATTTGTGGAATACGTGCGGAACCAAAAGACAGCGTAG
- a CDS encoding zinc ribbon domain-containing protein codes for MNFCTKCGAKHEASSGFCTECGSEMKVSGTQDAPGPKQSLPSFSKKTMVIGGSVIAAASLFFGLYKAGEAYTDPEKRLDQFTEAVSEGDAEALMGYLNYAGEEEDFTEEAAAAILAYLNDYPYLKDDMLHAFREQARSFKGNVSLAAEEQGHEDYWEIPLITFEKSGKKFFLYDNYEFTVQPQQLHVYTNYHDVQFFVNGTETEPQSAQEDTVTLGSFPPGVHNVKAVLDSEFMELEVETDVELFHENYADLWFNISYTEIDSSIAGADIFLNGENTGTSVPAEGEYFGPLLLDGSLTMHLEKETPFGTIESQPRTVDSEYMSFSFTLSDEDAESVFETVNEYLHDWKEAKISRSMSSVQHAGPSLREQLTRTINSMNRNDQLYIGSLLSTSFDLDSIVVYEQDGRWQASVSTAENWKEADYYSGNTPHIYDELYNMTYDLTYDEDDSTWLISNVESSWGSISDNVKEYTFDADDLDAEVHETMMAAVEEDLSQFSSLMQSFVSASVNAINSRDFSLVEELIDPAASDYQKEVADYIDYLDSRDIFEDFLYATATAVERVDDDLFKVETEEEYIIYYEDGSAKRKAFESVYHVRMTDEGLRVAELLETNETSSEEY; via the coding sequence ATGAATTTTTGTACAAAATGTGGTGCAAAGCATGAGGCTTCATCTGGTTTTTGTACGGAATGCGGCTCTGAAATGAAAGTGTCCGGCACGCAGGACGCTCCTGGGCCAAAGCAATCCCTGCCTTCTTTTTCGAAAAAAACAATGGTCATCGGTGGAAGTGTGATTGCTGCCGCTTCCTTATTTTTCGGTTTGTATAAAGCAGGTGAAGCGTATACAGATCCGGAAAAACGCCTGGATCAATTCACGGAAGCAGTGAGTGAAGGCGATGCAGAAGCACTTATGGGCTACCTCAACTATGCGGGCGAGGAAGAAGATTTTACAGAGGAAGCTGCAGCAGCTATTCTAGCCTATCTCAACGACTACCCTTATTTAAAAGACGATATGTTACACGCCTTCCGCGAGCAGGCTCGTTCCTTCAAAGGGAATGTCAGCCTTGCCGCTGAAGAGCAGGGCCACGAGGATTACTGGGAAATCCCGCTCATTACCTTTGAAAAATCCGGGAAAAAATTCTTTCTCTACGATAACTATGAGTTTACCGTCCAGCCACAGCAGTTGCATGTATACACTAATTACCACGACGTGCAGTTTTTCGTGAACGGAACCGAAACAGAACCGCAATCTGCACAGGAGGACACAGTCACACTCGGCTCCTTCCCACCAGGCGTCCATAATGTGAAGGCAGTGCTGGACAGCGAGTTCATGGAACTGGAAGTAGAAACGGATGTCGAATTATTCCATGAAAACTATGCCGATCTCTGGTTCAACATCAGCTATACGGAAATCGACTCCTCCATTGCCGGAGCAGACATATTCTTAAATGGAGAAAATACTGGTACTTCAGTCCCTGCAGAAGGAGAATATTTCGGGCCGCTTCTTCTTGACGGATCATTGACTATGCACCTTGAAAAAGAAACACCGTTCGGCACGATCGAGAGCCAGCCGCGGACAGTGGACTCTGAATATATGTCGTTCAGCTTCACACTGAGTGATGAAGACGCCGAGTCCGTTTTTGAAACAGTCAATGAATACCTGCATGACTGGAAAGAAGCTAAGATTTCACGAAGCATGTCTTCTGTGCAGCATGCGGGGCCGTCACTCAGGGAACAGCTTACCAGGACAATCAATTCCATGAACAGAAATGACCAGCTTTATATCGGGAGCCTTTTAAGCACCAGCTTCGACCTGGACTCCATTGTTGTATACGAACAGGACGGCAGATGGCAGGCATCTGTTTCCACTGCAGAAAACTGGAAAGAAGCTGATTATTACAGCGGCAATACACCCCATATATATGATGAACTGTATAACATGACTTATGATCTGACTTATGACGAAGATGACAGCACATGGCTCATCAGCAACGTGGAATCTTCCTGGGGCTCTATCAGCGACAATGTGAAAGAGTATACCTTTGATGCGGATGACCTTGATGCAGAAGTCCATGAAACAATGATGGCAGCGGTCGAAGAGGATCTCAGCCAGTTCTCTTCCCTGATGCAGTCATTCGTTTCGGCTAGTGTGAATGCGATCAATTCACGGGATTTTTCCCTCGTGGAAGAACTCATTGATCCTGCCGCTTCCGATTACCAGAAAGAAGTAGCGGATTACATCGACTATCTTGATTCAAGGGATATCTTTGAAGACTTCCTATACGCAACAGCAACCGCTGTCGAGCGTGTGGATGACGATCTGTTCAAAGTAGAAACAGAAGAGGAATATATCATTTACTACGAAGACGGCAGCGCGAAACGAAAAGCCTTCGAATCCGTCTACCATGTAAGGATGACAGACGAAGGATTAAGAGTGGCAGAGTTGCTCGAAACTAACGAAACCTCCAGTGAGGAATATTAA